The Mytilus galloprovincialis chromosome 11, xbMytGall1.hap1.1, whole genome shotgun sequence genome contains the following window.
tgtgaattcattaatattcgttggataccaattttcgtggctttcgtgggtactggggaaccacgaatttcaatactcaacgaattacaaattttataaggGAATGTATGTATTATATGCAAAAACctcgaaattaaatatccacgaatatgcaagttttcctcaaaccacgaaaattggtacccacgaaaatcaatgaattcacagtatgtgGTAACGGGTTTAGTCAGAGGTTTATCTCCTGTGTGTGTTCTCGTGTGTGTCTGTAAGCTACTTCTCacactaaaccctttaccacatacatcacatttatatATAAGGTTTATCTCCAGTGTGTGTTCTCCTGTGTGTCTGTAAGCTACTACTCacactaaaccctttaccacatacatcacatttataaggtttatctcCAGTGTGTGTTCTCATGTGTATCTGTAAGTGAGGACcatgactaaaccctttaccacatacatcacatttataaggtttatctcCAGTGTGTGTTCTTATGTGTGTCTGTAAGTTGTCACGCCGACTAAAccttttaccacatacatcacatttataaggtttatctcCAGTGTGTGTTCTCATGTGCTTCTGTAAGTTACCAGTGTCACTAAACCGTTTCCCACAtgcatcacatttataaggtttatctcCAGTGTGTGTTCTCATGTGTATCTGTAAGTTACTActctgactaaaccctttaccacatacatcacatttataagtTTTATCTCCAGTGTGTGTTCTCCTGTGTGTCTGTAAGCTACTACTCacactaaaccctttaccacatacatcacatttataaggtttatctccagtgtgtgttctcatgtgtccCTGTAAATGATGACTCACAcaaaaccctttaccacatatatcacatttataaggtttatctcCAGTGTGTGTTCTCATGTGTATCTGTAAGTGAGGACcatgactaaaccctttaccacatacatcacatttataaggtttatctcCAGTGTGTGTTCTTATGTGTGTCTGTAAGTTATCACGccgactaaaccctttaccacatacatcacatttataaggtttatctcCAGTGTGTGTTCTCATGTGCTTCTGTAAGTTACCAGTGTCACTAAACCCTTTCCCACAtgcatcacatttataaggtttatctcCAGTGTGTGTTCTCATGTGTATCTGTAAGTTACTTctctgactaaaccctttaccacatacatcacatttataaggtttatctcCAGTGTGTGTTCTCATGTGCTTCTGTAAGTTACCAGTGTCACTTAACCCTTTCCCACAtgcatcacatttataaggtttatctcCAGTGTGTGTTCTCATGTGTATCTGTAAGTTACTTctctgactaaaccctttaccacatacatcacatttataaggtttatctcCAGTGTGTATTCTCACGTGTATATTTAGTTGTATATCACTACTGAACTGTTGCGAACACAATTTACATGTTACAGCTTTTGTGTGACATTTCATATGCATCTCCAAGTCTTGCCTAGATGAACAGACTTTACTACATTTATGACAACAGTTCAATGGATGTCCTGAGAGATGTGGGAATTCTTCTTTTAACAATGTGTCAGGTTCTTTAGAAGATATTaatgtttttctaatattttcCTCTTTTCTATGTGAAATTGTATGATGTAGTCTAGACTTTTCTCCCTTCAATTCATCATTTAGCATCCATTCCAGTTTAGTACCATGACGATACTTCAGATGGTTCGACATAAAACGATCACTATTGAAGCACATTTTACACAGAGGACATCCATatataactaaaaagaaaaaaatagaagtaaatagatttttttttatagcatttaGAGGCAAATATACAATACATTTCTTATAAATTCATTGCTCTCAGAAATATACTGACTTtagaaagaaaaatgaaaatgttcacagtataaatagtggaaaatgtgtCCATTGGCCCACAGATGCAGGATTCATGAGATAATAAGCACaggtgtataagtttcataaaatgtGGTTGAGGAAAGCTTAAGTTTGAGAACGTAcacattcaaaaatttgtaagggtcttgcctacttttgctgttagttgcaaaccaaaatttaaaaaaaaacattgaaaatttccCAGCCTCTACATACTATCTTTTGTTTGTAGCTTTTatctaagtttggtaaaaatccatgATGGTTTatgaatcaaataaatgtttaaaaacttttaattgCAGGTTGTATGTAATGATAACTGGAAGAAAAACGTCAAGGCTACTCCATaaaagtttatatatttgtttggaaGGGTAGGAAGGCACGTTCAAAATATCCCTACAACcataagaactttttttttagataattttgcataTAATGGTAATAAGTTGTATAACTGAAAAAAGACCCAAGTCCAACATTTAATAATTAAACTTCCCttccacatacattttaatggaatagctcTAATGATTGCACATGAACTCTGTCAAATTGCAAAGGTTCCTCCTATAGTCCTGACCAGTTAAGCTATATCATAACTCTACTACTCAATGTACAATGCCTACCTTCTCCATTGACATATCTTGGCTTCAGTAATGATTTTATATCCACTCTATCAATGCCAAGATCCTTCCCATAGTCTTGACCATACCAAACCAGTAATTCTGTCCCTTGTGCTATATCTTTAAAACTTCTATAAAATATTTGTCCTTTATATTGGTATGCTATCAGGTTCTGTTCATCTTCGTTTCTGGCACAGTTAACAAATCTCATCCAGTTTGACTTTGTCTTGTTATTAGCATCTATATAATGACTGGTGGTTCCATCAGTATAGAtctgaaataaatattgaaattcaaaatggccaccattaCTATAGGCCTTAAAACACAATTAATTCTATTTGTTTGTGGTCTACCAAAATATTTCCACAGAATTAAACGAGGTATTTCGTGATTACTCTTTGGAATCTTGGAAAAACCCatttttggcatttattttaattgtataaGTTCATAACTAAAATGTGTATGAAGTTTAAAGTTGATATGACTGCAAACTTCACACAACCAAAAACCATTACTCTATAAAACCACCTAACTGAAACTTCAAACTTCAACAGGATACAGTACAGACTGACTAATTGATAATGACTAGACATACATATGGGGAAATGTCCTAGGCGGGCATAAAGACAGATAAACTAAACCCTTACCATGCTGAATTTAATGTTTAATAAATTGTGTAAATTTCAAGTAATTTCaaatatatgcaaattatatgtAAATGAGCTGTACCTTGATGCTGATGCATATTGATTGCATTAAATTTAAGATAGGGGATCACAGGGGTGGGTGGTCAGAGTGGGGAGGCTGGGAAAGGAGTGCGGGAATTTGTCACAAATTTGGTCGTCATCTGCAAAAAGTgtcaattttgatgttttttcattctttttctcTACCTGGAAGTCTGAGGGATACTAATAGATGCATCCAactgtagtttacatgtagagtGGAACCCATAGAACACATTTATCACAACAGTTGTTAGGTCAGAGTGAAACTGAACTTGGTACATTCTAAAGAAGGTAATTcccatcaaattttttttttaaatcctacttttttccgattttgaactttAGCTGGACTTGCAACCGGAAGTTGTTGTTTCCTTGACATATATTGAGAATAAACACTATC
Protein-coding sequences here:
- the LOC143051585 gene encoding histone-lysine N-methyltransferase PRDM9-like; this encodes MKKNFEIPKLANMEQSDFRKFEEDARSGDIEQYFTKTQMASLSDYEKLRYRNMKKNYEMMVKMGLPAQKPEFMKKQIKNPSTKHTDFASEEEWKPSSFKKNIAQKPTFMQRSKKKRRVKHTDDSGSDEEWRPSSEKAKKSANPPVFKMKKTRKAKSEKIEQTCAEEKSRKKDEENKEVHRYPQRQLPRTNYMYLEVPDDDEFIYCEDCEREYEGDCPVHPCIHIYDSKSTTKSEERAIETIPEGLSVRESRIPNAGLGVFADQTFQQRSRFGPYEGEVTTDPDKAHSTGYAWQIYTDGTTSHYIDANNKTKSNWMRFVNCARNEDEQNLIAYQYKGQIFYRSFKDIAQGTELLVWYGQDYGKDLGIDRVDIKSLLKPRYVNGEVIYGCPLCKMCFNSDRFMSNHLKYRHGTKLEWMLNDELKGEKSRLHHTISHRKEENIRKTLISSKEPDTLLKEEFPHLSGHPLNCCHKCSKVCSSRQDLEMHMKCHTKAVTCKLCSQQFSSDIQLNIHVRIHTGDKPYKCDVCGKGFSQRSNLQIHMRTHTGDKPYKCDACGKGLSDTGNLQKHMRTHTGDKPYKCDVCGKGFSQRSNLQIHMRTHTGDKPYKCDACGKGFSDTGNLQKHMRTHTGDKPYKCDVCGKGFSRRDNLQTHIRTHTGDKPYKCDVCGKGFSHGPHLQIHMRTHTGDKPYKCDICGKGFCVSHHLQGHMRTHTGDKPYKCDVCGKGFSVSSSLQTHRRTHTGDKTYKCDVCGKGFSQSSNLQIHMRTHTGDKPYKCDACGKRFSDTGNLQKHMRTHTGDKPYKCDVCGKRFSRRDNLQTHIRTHTGDKPYKCDVCGKGFSHGPHLQIHMRTHTGDKPYKCDVCGKGFSVSSSLQTHRRTHTGDKPYI